Proteins encoded together in one Mycobacterium simiae window:
- a CDS encoding TetR/AcrR family transcriptional regulator, translating to MPRSPEPARQKLLDAALELFAERGIAATSLREIRIAAGQNNTAAVQHHFGDKDGLLHALLERELPALVMRRKELLVCADDAWSIAAVFVLPFAEMATGSAHQRSAVRFFSQLFNDLSMTFDEIVGLIGDTLQADAYQLLQTHLPQLPSNILNERVAVATNSFLHAAALRASPKHRDHLVDDATFRRNLVDMFLGAVSLAV from the coding sequence GTGCCACGCAGTCCTGAACCCGCTCGGCAGAAGCTATTAGACGCCGCCCTCGAGCTGTTCGCTGAGCGCGGTATCGCCGCGACCAGCCTGCGCGAAATTAGAATCGCGGCCGGCCAGAACAACACAGCCGCGGTGCAGCACCATTTCGGCGATAAGGATGGACTGCTGCACGCGCTGCTAGAGCGCGAGCTTCCGGCCCTTGTCATGCGGCGTAAGGAGCTTCTGGTGTGCGCTGACGACGCATGGTCAATCGCAGCGGTGTTCGTCTTGCCCTTTGCCGAAATGGCAACCGGGTCGGCGCACCAGCGCAGCGCCGTCCGATTTTTCAGCCAGCTCTTCAACGATCTATCAATGACGTTTGACGAGATCGTGGGCCTGATCGGTGACACTCTGCAGGCCGACGCTTACCAGCTCCTGCAGACCCACTTGCCGCAGCTCCCGAGCAACATTCTGAACGAACGAGTTGCTGTGGCCACCAACAGCTTTCTCCACGCCGCAGCGTTGCGTGCCTCCCCGAAGCATCGCGACCATCTCGTAGACGACGCCACATTCCGCCGCAACCTGGTTGATATGTTCCTCGGAGCCGTCTCCCTTGCGGTTTAG
- a CDS encoding 3-deoxy-7-phosphoheptulonate synthase, which yields MNPQQQQLLSWCVGLDIPTEALPGLPPLPPQLHARLQDALALPAAQQPDWPNDADVRKIRALLESVPPVTLPNEIATLQQRLAQVARGEAFLLQGGDSVETFAANFEPHIRRNIRTLLQMAVVLTYADSMPVVKVATIAGQYARSRSPQPGPHVIPPYVGDLVHSADPSEGARRPDPARLVRAYANSTATMNLVRALTMDGTADLHRVHDWNKDFLRTSAASARYESLAAEIDRGLRFMSACRVTDPSLESTEIFVSHEALVLDYERALLRMDTGEAGKTKLYDLSSHLLWISEHAGDLAGAHIALAEILANPIAVKIGPTTTPGTVVEYADRLDPQRVAGRLTFVAHMGNTAVRVVLPALVDAVRASGHPVIWQCDPMKENTVTLSSGYQTCDFDRILDEVAGFFEVHRSMRTHPGGIHIDCTGEEITECLGGAQDISQADLEIGRYETAMGPRLNTQQSLELAFLIAEMLRP from the coding sequence ATGAATCCCCAACAGCAACAACTGCTCTCGTGGTGTGTCGGACTTGATATACCCACTGAAGCGCTGCCCGGGCTCCCGCCCCTGCCTCCGCAACTGCATGCACGGCTGCAGGATGCGTTGGCACTGCCAGCGGCACAACAGCCTGACTGGCCCAACGACGCGGATGTCAGGAAAATTCGGGCGCTGCTGGAAAGCGTGCCGCCGGTGACTCTGCCCAACGAAATCGCCACCTTGCAGCAGCGGCTTGCACAAGTCGCGCGTGGTGAAGCGTTTCTCTTGCAAGGCGGGGACTCGGTGGAGACCTTCGCGGCCAACTTCGAGCCACATATCCGCCGCAACATTCGCACCCTGTTGCAGATGGCTGTGGTGTTGACGTATGCCGACTCAATGCCGGTGGTCAAGGTCGCGACCATCGCCGGGCAATACGCACGTTCTCGTTCGCCCCAGCCCGGGCCGCACGTAATACCGCCCTACGTCGGTGATTTGGTGCACTCAGCCGACCCCTCGGAGGGGGCACGGCGACCCGATCCCGCGCGTCTGGTGCGGGCCTATGCCAATTCGACTGCGACGATGAACCTCGTGCGTGCGCTTACGATGGACGGGACAGCTGATTTGCATCGGGTGCACGACTGGAACAAGGACTTCCTGCGCACCTCTGCTGCCAGCGCCCGCTATGAGTCGCTGGCAGCAGAGATTGATCGCGGCCTACGGTTCATGTCCGCATGCCGTGTCACCGACCCCTCTTTGGAGAGCACCGAGATCTTCGTCAGTCACGAGGCGCTGGTGCTGGACTACGAGCGGGCGCTGCTGCGGATGGACACGGGCGAGGCTGGCAAGACCAAACTCTACGACCTGTCTTCGCATCTACTGTGGATCAGCGAACACGCTGGCGATCTTGCTGGGGCTCACATTGCCCTGGCTGAAATCCTGGCCAACCCGATCGCCGTCAAAATTGGCCCGACAACCACACCGGGCACAGTTGTCGAATACGCGGATCGGCTTGACCCTCAACGTGTCGCGGGCCGGTTGACGTTCGTCGCGCACATGGGCAACACCGCGGTTCGCGTGGTGTTGCCGGCGCTAGTCGACGCTGTTCGCGCCTCCGGACATCCCGTGATCTGGCAGTGCGATCCGATGAAGGAAAACACGGTCACGCTGTCTAGCGGTTACCAGACTTGCGACTTCGATCGTATTCTCGACGAAGTGGCAGGATTCTTTGAAGTTCACCGGTCAATGCGCACTCATCCTGGTGGGATCCACATCGACTGCACGGGTGAAGAGATTACCGAGTGTCTCGGTGGTGCCCAAGACATTTCGCAAGCTGACCTTGAAATTGGACGTTACGAAACCGCGATGGGACCGCGCTTGAATACTCAGCAATCGCTGGAACTCGCGTTCCTCATCGCCGAAATGCTGCGCCCCTGA
- a CDS encoding thioesterase II family protein, translating to MPVVGTTWLRALRGVPGARVVMVCFPAAGGSVGAYRPLAQQLSPGIAVYAVQYPGRQDRLDDRPVTDLIELADHVTADVLSWGEAPTLVLFGHSMGATVAFEVARRLRRKDREPIRLFVSGRVSPDTAHSARLHAGPDSDLLADLERLVNDPSSVAVLRAEPELAGLILPSLRADYRAVETYVFEPGERLSCPISVLLGDADPTVTVEQAQGWGAHTDGEVEVTTFSGRHFYLDERLAEVAAHLVARVG from the coding sequence ATGCCAGTTGTAGGCACGACCTGGCTGCGGGCGCTGCGAGGGGTGCCCGGCGCGCGAGTGGTAATGGTGTGTTTTCCCGCCGCAGGGGGATCAGTGGGTGCGTATCGGCCGCTGGCCCAACAGCTCTCGCCCGGGATCGCGGTGTACGCGGTGCAGTATCCCGGACGGCAAGATCGTCTCGATGATCGGCCCGTCACGGATCTGATCGAACTGGCCGACCACGTCACCGCTGACGTCCTGAGTTGGGGTGAGGCGCCGACTCTAGTCCTGTTCGGGCACAGCATGGGGGCGACCGTCGCGTTCGAGGTCGCCCGGCGACTGCGGCGCAAGGACCGCGAACCGATCCGGCTGTTCGTGTCCGGGCGGGTCAGCCCGGACACGGCGCACTCGGCTCGTTTGCATGCGGGGCCGGATTCCGATCTTCTCGCAGATCTAGAACGGCTGGTCAACGATCCGTCCTCGGTGGCGGTGCTGCGCGCTGAGCCGGAGCTGGCGGGGCTCATTCTGCCCTCGCTGCGCGCGGATTATCGCGCGGTTGAGACCTACGTCTTTGAGCCGGGAGAGCGCCTGAGCTGTCCCATATCGGTGCTGCTCGGCGACGCAGATCCGACGGTCACGGTCGAGCAGGCCCAGGGATGGGGGGCACACACCGACGGTGAAGTCGAGGTGACCACCTTTTCCGGCCGCCATTTCTATCTCGACGAGCGTCTCGCGGAGGTTGCCGCCCACCTCGTGGCACGCGTGGGCTGA
- a CDS encoding ATP-binding cassette domain-containing protein, which produces MGICVDADQRHGLTAGVGGPARSLRPGELAQASVMGALTAATAIIAVVLPHAGALGLLGAVPMGLLAYRYRIRVLVAATVAAAVIGFLVVGVSGVGAVALCAHVGGLGGFVKRRHRGMPTVIAVSFAAGVVIGAAAVIALTVLARLRELMFQAMSAALDGGVTVLNRVPHLRAAAQGFQTLFIEALAYWQWLVLGYSVVATMGASLIGWWALCWVLERLGGIGDGDKLDATADVGPIQPVPMRLDEVCLRYPDADHDALRPVSLDVRPAEYVAVTGANGAGKTTLMLILAGREPTSGSVERPGAVGLGQLGGTAVVMQHPESQVLGMRVADDVVWGLPPGKTTDIDRLLGEVGLYGFAERDTGSLSGGELQRLAVAAALAREPALLIADEVTSMVDQQGRDALLAVLSSLTARYQTAVVHITHYHNEAQHADRTIHLSDSLDNTVMVETPSAPAPTAAMVDRSGAPVLELAGVGHEYASGTPWAQIALRDISFAVHEGDGLLIHGGNGSGKSTLAWIMAGLTTPTAGTCLLDGRPACERVGAVALQFQAARLQLMRARVDLEVASAGGFSPDDHTRVAAALAAVGLDPALANRRIDQLSGGQMRRVVLAGLLARSPRVLILDEPLAGLDAASARGLVRLLADRRRETGLTVVVISHDFAGLEELCPRTLHLCAGRLDPAFAPGLERVDGTGLLAIAAVPTPAHRPSRPVVLLRPVPGHSAIHQLWAGTKLLVAFSMSMLLTLSPGWLSIGLAAVLVLVGTRVARIPRGVLPSPPRGLWIVLVIVGATAALAGGGPQIQAGVVTLHLGGLLEFLRFTALSIVLLGMGALVSWTTNVADIAPAVAFLGRPLRALRIPIDDWSVALALALRTFPMLIDEFRVLHAARRLRPKDVGPKRGAGVRRLASEVIDLVVAIITVALRRADEMGVAITVRGGTGQISAVVSRPQRADWVALVLVSAVCAAVLITAPLLGV; this is translated from the coding sequence ATGGGAATATGCGTCGATGCTGACCAACGGCATGGGCTAACGGCAGGTGTGGGTGGCCCGGCTCGATCGCTGCGACCCGGCGAGCTGGCTCAGGCGTCGGTGATGGGTGCGCTTACCGCCGCGACCGCGATCATCGCGGTCGTTCTTCCGCACGCGGGGGCGCTGGGGCTGCTGGGCGCGGTGCCGATGGGGCTGTTGGCATACCGCTACCGAATCCGGGTTCTGGTCGCGGCGACGGTCGCTGCTGCGGTGATCGGCTTCCTGGTGGTCGGTGTGAGCGGTGTGGGGGCGGTCGCGCTGTGCGCACATGTCGGCGGGCTGGGCGGATTCGTGAAACGCCGCCACCGCGGCATGCCGACCGTGATCGCGGTGTCCTTCGCCGCCGGCGTCGTCATCGGCGCAGCGGCAGTAATCGCGTTGACGGTTCTGGCGCGGTTGCGGGAGCTGATGTTTCAGGCAATGAGCGCCGCGCTGGATGGCGGCGTGACGGTCCTGAACCGGGTGCCGCACCTGCGCGCGGCCGCGCAGGGTTTCCAGACATTGTTCATCGAGGCACTGGCTTACTGGCAGTGGCTGGTCCTTGGATACTCCGTCGTCGCGACGATGGGGGCTTCGCTGATCGGTTGGTGGGCGCTTTGCTGGGTGCTGGAGCGCCTCGGCGGTATAGGCGATGGAGACAAACTCGACGCGACCGCGGACGTCGGGCCGATTCAGCCCGTCCCGATGCGGCTGGACGAGGTGTGCCTGCGCTATCCAGACGCCGACCATGACGCGCTGCGTCCTGTCAGCCTTGACGTGCGGCCGGCCGAATATGTTGCGGTCACCGGCGCCAACGGCGCGGGAAAAACCACTCTGATGCTGATCCTGGCCGGCCGGGAACCGACGTCGGGCAGCGTCGAACGCCCCGGCGCGGTGGGCCTTGGACAACTCGGTGGCACCGCCGTCGTCATGCAACACCCGGAAAGTCAGGTGCTGGGAATGCGAGTCGCCGACGACGTGGTCTGGGGACTCCCACCGGGCAAGACGACCGACATCGACCGGCTGCTCGGTGAAGTCGGGCTATACGGGTTCGCCGAACGCGACACCGGCAGCCTGTCCGGCGGCGAACTGCAGCGCCTGGCCGTGGCTGCGGCACTGGCGCGGGAACCGGCGCTGCTGATCGCCGACGAAGTCACCAGCATGGTCGACCAGCAGGGCCGCGACGCACTACTGGCCGTGCTCTCCAGTCTGACCGCCCGCTACCAAACCGCCGTAGTACACATCACCCACTACCACAACGAGGCTCAGCACGCGGACCGCACAATCCATCTCAGCGATTCGCTGGACAACACCGTGATGGTCGAGACCCCTTCTGCGCCGGCGCCGACGGCTGCGATGGTCGACCGATCCGGCGCCCCGGTACTTGAGCTCGCCGGTGTTGGTCACGAATATGCCAGCGGCACCCCCTGGGCGCAGATCGCGCTTCGCGATATCAGTTTTGCGGTGCACGAGGGCGACGGGCTTTTGATCCACGGCGGTAACGGCTCCGGTAAGTCGACACTGGCGTGGATCATGGCTGGATTGACGACGCCGACCGCCGGCACCTGTCTGCTCGATGGGCGGCCGGCCTGCGAGCGGGTCGGTGCGGTGGCGCTGCAATTTCAGGCGGCGCGACTACAGTTGATGCGCGCACGTGTCGATTTGGAAGTGGCCTCGGCGGGCGGCTTTTCGCCCGACGACCATACCCGGGTGGCCGCAGCGCTGGCCGCCGTCGGCCTGGACCCCGCGCTCGCGAACCGGCGTATCGACCAGCTCAGCGGCGGCCAGATGCGCCGCGTGGTTCTGGCCGGATTGTTGGCGCGCTCACCGCGCGTATTGATCCTCGATGAGCCACTCGCGGGACTGGACGCGGCTAGCGCCCGGGGTCTGGTGCGGCTACTCGCTGACCGGCGACGTGAAACCGGTCTGACCGTAGTTGTGATTTCGCATGATTTCGCTGGGCTTGAGGAGCTGTGCCCGCGCACCCTGCACCTGTGCGCCGGCCGATTGGACCCCGCGTTCGCACCTGGCCTGGAAAGGGTCGACGGCACCGGGTTGTTGGCGATCGCCGCGGTGCCGACGCCGGCCCACCGCCCATCTCGCCCCGTTGTGCTACTGCGGCCGGTACCCGGGCATTCGGCCATTCACCAGCTGTGGGCGGGCACCAAACTACTTGTCGCTTTTAGTATGTCGATGTTGTTGACCCTGAGCCCGGGATGGCTGTCGATCGGGCTGGCGGCCGTGCTTGTGCTGGTGGGAACGCGGGTCGCGCGTATTCCCCGGGGTGTGCTGCCCTCACCGCCGCGCGGGTTGTGGATCGTGCTGGTTATCGTCGGTGCCACTGCGGCTTTGGCCGGTGGCGGTCCGCAGATCCAGGCGGGCGTGGTCACGCTCCACCTCGGCGGCCTGTTGGAATTCCTGCGCTTCACCGCGCTATCGATCGTGCTGCTGGGGATGGGGGCGCTGGTGTCGTGGACAACCAACGTCGCCGACATCGCGCCGGCGGTAGCCTTTTTGGGCCGCCCGCTGCGCGCACTGCGGATCCCGATCGACGACTGGTCGGTCGCGCTGGCGCTCGCACTGCGGACGTTCCCGATGCTGATCGACGAATTCCGGGTCCTCCACGCCGCCAGGAGGTTGCGACCCAAAGATGTAGGGCCGAAGCGCGGGGCTGGTGTCCGGCGATTGGCGTCGGAGGTGATCGACTTGGTCGTTGCGATCATCACCGTGGCGCTGAGGCGAGCCGACGAGATGGGCGTTGCGATCACCGTGCGCGGCGGCACCGGCCAGATCTCGGCTGTTGTGTCGCGGCCGCAACGGGCTGACTGGGTGGCGCTGGTGCTCGTGTCGGCAGTGTGCGCCGCGGTCTTGATAACCGCGCCGCTGTTGGGCGTCTGA